One genomic segment of Sander lucioperca isolate FBNREF2018 chromosome 10, SLUC_FBN_1.2, whole genome shotgun sequence includes these proteins:
- the LOC116049321 gene encoding urokinase plasminogen activator surface receptor-like isoform X3 translates to MHLLTLIFGIVLLPKAHTLRCYECVPGISGTCTDTPKECPMQGQQCVAIKVTSYAGGSKIVDVSSKNCALAEECVEASFNFGIAKTVLTSKCCTSDLCNTQPAPEPSKSNPNGKMCFSCDGQKCNNTLKCEGNEDYCISSTVNAGGEMVAVKGCASKIMCSTQATQTGGALGTEISCCQGNFCNSASSTSAGLLLLLAPLVSLVMLS, encoded by the exons ATGCATCTCCTGACGCTGATCTTTGGGATTGTGCTTCTCCCTAAAG CCCACACCCTGAGATGTTATGAGTGCGTACCGGGAATCTCAGGAACCTGCACAGATACACCAAAAGAATGCCCTATGCAGGGTCAACAGTGTGTTGCAATTAAAGTCACTTCATATGCAG GTGGTTCAAAAATTGTTGATGTCAGCTCAAAAAACTGTGCTTTGGCTGAAGAGTGTGTTGAGGCTTCATTCAACTTTGGAATCGCCAAAACCGTTTTAACTAGCAAGTGTTGCACCTCCGATCTCTGCAACACCCAACCTGCCC CAGAACCCAGCAAATCCAATCCAAATGGTAAAATGTGCTTCTCCTGCGATGGACAAAAGTGCAACAACACTCTAAAGTGTGAGGGGAATGAGGACTACTGCATCTCATCAA CAGTGAATGCAGGAGGTGAAATGGTGGCCGTAAAGGGCTGTGCCTCCAAGATCATGTGCTCAACGCAAGCTACACAGACTGGAGGAGCCCTTGGAACAGAAATTAGCTGCTGTCAGGGGAACTTCTGCAACAGCGCCAGCAGCACAAGTGCTGGCCTTCTGCTCCTGCTGGCACCGCTGGTCTCTTTGGTCATGCTCTCCTAA
- the LOC116049321 gene encoding urokinase plasminogen activator surface receptor-like isoform X2: MHLLTLIFGIVLLPKAHTLRCYECVPGISGTCTDTPKECPMQGQQCVAIKVTSYAGGSKIVDVSSKNCALAEECVEASFNFGIAKTVLTSKCCTSDLCNTQPALEPSKSNPNGKMCFSCDGQKCNNTLKCEGNEDYCISSKVNAGGEMVAVKGCASKIMCSTQATQTGGALGTEISCCQGNFCNSASSTSAGLLLLLAPLVSLVMLS; this comes from the exons ATGCATCTCCTGACGCTGATCTTTGGGATTGTGCTTCTCCCTAAAG CCCACACCCTGAGATGTTATGAGTGCGTACCGGGAATCTCAGGAACCTGCACAGATACACCAAAAGAATGCCCTATGCAGGGTCAACAGTGTGTTGCAATTAAAGTCACTTCATATGCAG GTGGTTCAAAAATTGTTGATGTCAGCTCAAAAAACTGTGCTTTGGCTGAAGAGTGTGTTGAGGCTTCATTCAACTTTGGAATCGCCAAAACCGTTTTAACTAGCAAGTGTTGCACCTCCGATCTCTGCAACACCCAACCTGCCCTTG AACCCAGCAAATCCAATCCAAATGGTAAAATGTGCTTCTCCTGCGATGGACAAAAGTGCAACAACACTCTAAAGTGTGAGGGGAATGAGGACTACTGCATCTCATCAAAGG TGAATGCAGGAGGTGAAATGGTGGCCGTAAAGGGCTGTGCCTCCAAGATCATGTGCTCAACGCAAGCTACACAGACTGGAGGAGCCCTTGGAACAGAAATTAGCTGCTGTCAGGGGAACTTCTGCAACAGCGCCAGCAGCACAAGTGCTGGCCTTCTGCTCCTGCTGGCACCGCTGGTCTCTTTGGTCATGCTCTCCTAA
- the LOC116049321 gene encoding urokinase plasminogen activator surface receptor-like isoform X1 has protein sequence MHLLTLIFGIVLLPKAHTLRCYECVPGISGTCTDTPKECPMQGQQCVAIKVTSYAGGSKIVDVSSKNCALAEECVEASFNFGIAKTVLTSKCCTSDLCNTQPALEPSKSNPNGKMCFSCDGQKCNNTLKCEGNEDYCISSTVNAGGEMVAVKGCASKIMCSTQATQTGGALGTEISCCQGNFCNSASSTSAGLLLLLAPLVSLVMLS, from the exons ATGCATCTCCTGACGCTGATCTTTGGGATTGTGCTTCTCCCTAAAG CCCACACCCTGAGATGTTATGAGTGCGTACCGGGAATCTCAGGAACCTGCACAGATACACCAAAAGAATGCCCTATGCAGGGTCAACAGTGTGTTGCAATTAAAGTCACTTCATATGCAG GTGGTTCAAAAATTGTTGATGTCAGCTCAAAAAACTGTGCTTTGGCTGAAGAGTGTGTTGAGGCTTCATTCAACTTTGGAATCGCCAAAACCGTTTTAACTAGCAAGTGTTGCACCTCCGATCTCTGCAACACCCAACCTGCCCTTG AACCCAGCAAATCCAATCCAAATGGTAAAATGTGCTTCTCCTGCGATGGACAAAAGTGCAACAACACTCTAAAGTGTGAGGGGAATGAGGACTACTGCATCTCATCAA CAGTGAATGCAGGAGGTGAAATGGTGGCCGTAAAGGGCTGTGCCTCCAAGATCATGTGCTCAACGCAAGCTACACAGACTGGAGGAGCCCTTGGAACAGAAATTAGCTGCTGTCAGGGGAACTTCTGCAACAGCGCCAGCAGCACAAGTGCTGGCCTTCTGCTCCTGCTGGCACCGCTGGTCTCTTTGGTCATGCTCTCCTAA
- the smg9 gene encoding protein SMG9 isoform X2, with the protein MSESGHSQPGMYGQGRRRRRRRGDRDAGLPGQNLSGPSRDREYQPRERRDGSEDPPGPLIQKTPIILAKPPGERAKPSQNAPVSGAPVLEKPIMLMKARDDGGKPGTPPEAAAQPSGPGPSKMEREGQRPTQPVYQIQNRGMGASASSSAVDPMVGQSKLLPPEKMKHSIKLVDDQMNWCDSAMEYLRDQTDMLVVGVIGLQGSGKSTIMSLLSANTPEEDQRGYVFRAQTQEIKERGGNQSTGIDFFITQERVIFLDTQPMLSPSILDHLINNDRKLPPEYNLPHTYVEMQSLQIAAFLFTVCHVVIVVQDWFTDLNLYRFLQTAEMLKPSTPSASHDSTGSSGNDDGAEYYPHIVFLQNKARQDDFCPRNVKNMHMVVDKLMAHSHLKYKGKLSMLDCNIFPGLGQDYLATEVNMFLLPMQENDGEDNLTKAGSGAYPLFSLLPGYRGHPAFSTMVSKLRSQILAMPRCQLSHTILTEKN; encoded by the exons ATGTCCGAGTCCGGCCACAGCCAGCCCGGGATGTACGGGCAGGGACGCAGGAGGAGGCGACGCCGGGGAGACAGAGATGCTGGACTTCCTGGGCAAAATCTGTCCGGTCCCAGTAGGGACCGAGAATATCAACCGAGAGAACGAAGG GATGGGAGCGAGGATCCACCAGGCCCACTTATTCAGAAGACCCCCATCATTCTTGCAAAACCCCCTGGGGAAAGG GCCAAGCCGTCACAGAATGCACCTGTCAGTGGAGCTCCAGTCCTGGAGAAGCCCATCATGCTAATGAAAGCCCGGGACGATGGAGGGAAGCCGGGGACCCCTCCCGAAGCGGCAGCTCAGCCCTCTGGTCCTGGGCCCTCCAAGATGGAGAGGGAAGGGCAGCGACCCACCCAGCCTGTTTACCAGATCCAAAACAGAGGAATGGGTGCATCTGCATCAAGCAGCGCTGTTGACC CCATGGTGGGCCAGTCTAAACTCCTCCCTCCGGAGAAGATGAAGCACAGCATTAAGCTCGTGGATGATCAGATGAATTGGTGTGACAGTGCCATGGAG TATCTGAGGGACCAGACGGATATGTTGGTGGTGGGAGTCATTGGCCTGCAGGGAAGTGGGAAATCTACAATCATGTCACTGTTATCTGCCAATACTCCAGAGGAAGATCAAAG GGGCTATGTATTCAGAGCCCAGACTCAAGAAATCAAGGAAAGAGGAGGAAACCAGAGCACAGGCATTGATTTCTTTATTACACAGGAGAGAGTCATCTTCTTGGATACACAG CCCATGCTCAGCCCATCTATTCTCGACCACCTCATCAACAACGATCGGAAGTTGCCTCCAGAGTACAACCTCCCTCACACATATGTTGAGATGCAG TCTCTTCAGATCGCTGCCTTCCTGTTTACAGTGTGCCATGTGGTTATTGTGGTTCAAGACTGGTTCACTGACTTAAACCTCTACAG GTTTCTTCAGACTGCTGAGATGCTCAAACCTTCCACTCCGTCTGCAAGCCATGACAGCACTGGCTCTTCAGGCAATGACGATGGAGCAGAGTACTATCCTCATATAG TGTTCCTCCAGAATAAGGCCAGGCAGGATGATTTCTGCCCAAGGAATGTGAAGAATATGCATATGGTGGTGGACAAATTAATGGCCCACTCGCATCTCAAATACAAAG GTAAATTATCCATGCTAGACTGCAATATCTTCCCTGGCTTGGGGCAGGACTATTTGGCAACCGAAGTCAACATGTTCCTCCTCCCTATGCAGGAGAATGATGGCGAGGATAATCTGACTAAAGCAG GGTCGGGGGCATACCCACTCTTCTCTCTGCTCCCGGGGTACAGAGGACATCCTGCCTTCTCCACCATGGTTTCAAAACTCCGCAGCCAAATACTGGCCATGCCTCGCTGTCAGCTGTCACACACCATCCTCACTGAGAAGAACTG A
- the smg9 gene encoding protein SMG9 isoform X1 — MSESGHSQPGMYGQGRRRRRRRGDRDAGLPGQNLSGPSRDREYQPRERRDGSEDPPGPLIQKTPIILAKPPGERAKPSQNAPVSGAPVLEKPIMLMKARDDGGKPGTPPEAAAQPSGPGPSKMEREGQRPTQPVYQIQNRGMGASASSSAVDPMVGQSKLLPPEKMKHSIKLVDDQMNWCDSAMEYLRDQTDMLVVGVIGLQGSGKSTIMSLLSANTPEEDQRGYVFRAQTQEIKERGGNQSTGIDFFITQERVIFLDTQPMLSPSILDHLINNDRKLPPEYNLPHTYVEMQSLQIAAFLFTVCHVVIVVQDWFTDLNLYRFLQTAEMLKPSTPSASHDSTGSSGNDDGAEYYPHIVFLQNKARQDDFCPRNVKNMHMVVDKLMAHSHLKYKGKLSMLDCNIFPGLGQDYLATEVNMFLLPMQENDGEDNLTKAGSGAYPLFSLLPGYRGHPAFSTMVSKLRSQILAMPRCQLSHTILTEKNWFHYAARIWDGVKKSSALSEYSRLLC; from the exons ATGTCCGAGTCCGGCCACAGCCAGCCCGGGATGTACGGGCAGGGACGCAGGAGGAGGCGACGCCGGGGAGACAGAGATGCTGGACTTCCTGGGCAAAATCTGTCCGGTCCCAGTAGGGACCGAGAATATCAACCGAGAGAACGAAGG GATGGGAGCGAGGATCCACCAGGCCCACTTATTCAGAAGACCCCCATCATTCTTGCAAAACCCCCTGGGGAAAGG GCCAAGCCGTCACAGAATGCACCTGTCAGTGGAGCTCCAGTCCTGGAGAAGCCCATCATGCTAATGAAAGCCCGGGACGATGGAGGGAAGCCGGGGACCCCTCCCGAAGCGGCAGCTCAGCCCTCTGGTCCTGGGCCCTCCAAGATGGAGAGGGAAGGGCAGCGACCCACCCAGCCTGTTTACCAGATCCAAAACAGAGGAATGGGTGCATCTGCATCAAGCAGCGCTGTTGACC CCATGGTGGGCCAGTCTAAACTCCTCCCTCCGGAGAAGATGAAGCACAGCATTAAGCTCGTGGATGATCAGATGAATTGGTGTGACAGTGCCATGGAG TATCTGAGGGACCAGACGGATATGTTGGTGGTGGGAGTCATTGGCCTGCAGGGAAGTGGGAAATCTACAATCATGTCACTGTTATCTGCCAATACTCCAGAGGAAGATCAAAG GGGCTATGTATTCAGAGCCCAGACTCAAGAAATCAAGGAAAGAGGAGGAAACCAGAGCACAGGCATTGATTTCTTTATTACACAGGAGAGAGTCATCTTCTTGGATACACAG CCCATGCTCAGCCCATCTATTCTCGACCACCTCATCAACAACGATCGGAAGTTGCCTCCAGAGTACAACCTCCCTCACACATATGTTGAGATGCAG TCTCTTCAGATCGCTGCCTTCCTGTTTACAGTGTGCCATGTGGTTATTGTGGTTCAAGACTGGTTCACTGACTTAAACCTCTACAG GTTTCTTCAGACTGCTGAGATGCTCAAACCTTCCACTCCGTCTGCAAGCCATGACAGCACTGGCTCTTCAGGCAATGACGATGGAGCAGAGTACTATCCTCATATAG TGTTCCTCCAGAATAAGGCCAGGCAGGATGATTTCTGCCCAAGGAATGTGAAGAATATGCATATGGTGGTGGACAAATTAATGGCCCACTCGCATCTCAAATACAAAG GTAAATTATCCATGCTAGACTGCAATATCTTCCCTGGCTTGGGGCAGGACTATTTGGCAACCGAAGTCAACATGTTCCTCCTCCCTATGCAGGAGAATGATGGCGAGGATAATCTGACTAAAGCAG GGTCGGGGGCATACCCACTCTTCTCTCTGCTCCCGGGGTACAGAGGACATCCTGCCTTCTCCACCATGGTTTCAAAACTCCGCAGCCAAATACTGGCCATGCCTCGCTGTCAGCTGTCACACACCATCCTCACTGAGAAGAACTG GTTTCACTACGCAGCGCGGATCTGGGATGGGGTGAAAAAGTCCTCGGCCCTCTCCGAGTACAGCCGCCTGCTCTGCTAA